Proteins encoded within one genomic window of Prosthecobacter fusiformis:
- the dtd gene encoding D-aminoacyl-tRNA deacylase has protein sequence MRALIQRSLQATVTISGEAVGSISHGLVVLLGVEHEDTAEDAEWLAGKIHQMRIFGDADGKMNLGVKEVGGAVLVISQFTLHASTKKGNRPSFIRAARPEVAIPLYEHFMSTLSKEVPVQCGVFGADMQVALINDGPVTVWMDSKSKE, from the coding sequence ATGCGTGCCCTGATCCAACGTTCTCTGCAAGCCACTGTAACCATCTCTGGGGAGGCTGTGGGGAGCATTTCCCATGGGCTGGTGGTGCTGCTGGGGGTGGAGCATGAGGATACGGCGGAGGATGCCGAGTGGCTGGCGGGAAAGATCCACCAGATGCGCATCTTTGGGGATGCGGATGGGAAAATGAACCTGGGGGTGAAGGAGGTGGGCGGTGCGGTGCTGGTGATCAGCCAGTTTACCCTTCATGCGAGCACGAAAAAAGGCAACCGGCCCAGCTTTATCCGCGCGGCCAGGCCGGAGGTGGCCATCCCCCTGTATGAGCACTTCATGTCCACTCTTTCCAAGGAGGTGCCGGTGCAATGCGGGGTCTTTGGAGCAGATATGCAGGTGGCCTTAATCAATGACGGACCGGTGACGGTTTGGATGGACTCCAAGTCCAAGGAATAA
- a CDS encoding sensor histidine kinase yields MRPFIRWFLFTLCLLVFTGAMGWISLRMLDMEDQRQRTAEDAQVQEKVRLALWRMDSLASTILIRENSRPAYHYQAFYAPDDLFASRSQSIPKGQALMPSPLFGSLPDLVQLHFEMMPAQGIVTSPQAPVGSQKELATSWYNQSPETTVSAQKLTTLAALLKKHPEVQTAPAMGAIQLLEIKPAAPMEKAKAAPEVSFKAPLDVQAAANTNEQNQRALVISNSIAQEKKEFQKPLLRKMAPSPPAKAEKAEPMVAADSTPNEEADDQKLDTVTRRYQSGGTVFSSSPSGASAVATPSIRQALPALAGDLQPLWVEKELLLVRNATVEGLPRLQGVWLDWPQLQSRLLETIRDLLPEATLIATSPQAARTDATALVTLPVKLLTGTVPVIALPNGSALKPALLVAWACLISAALAIAFVLHRAVLLSERRGAFVSAVTHELRTPLTTFRLYSEMLADDMVPDAAQRRTYLQTLCDESTRLMHLVENVLAYSRIERGRTAGRMETVGVKSLLDRIIPRLRQRTDQVDLELKLIADEQALASFLHADAMAIEQILFNLTDNACKYAAPDCDHRQLTLTVKSTGANLTFTLRDHGPGLPVAQKKRLFQPFSKSATEAAHSAPGVGLGLALSRRLARELGGDLIYQPPTGRGTAFQLTVRTASL; encoded by the coding sequence ATGCGTCCCTTCATCCGCTGGTTCCTGTTCACCCTTTGCCTCCTGGTCTTCACCGGGGCCATGGGCTGGATCAGCCTGCGCATGCTGGACATGGAGGACCAGCGCCAGCGCACAGCGGAGGATGCCCAGGTGCAGGAAAAGGTGCGTCTGGCCCTCTGGCGCATGGACTCCCTGGCCAGCACCATCTTGATCCGGGAAAACTCACGCCCCGCTTATCATTACCAGGCGTTTTATGCCCCGGATGATCTCTTCGCCAGCCGCAGCCAGAGCATCCCCAAAGGCCAGGCCCTCATGCCATCCCCCTTGTTCGGCAGCCTGCCGGACCTCGTCCAGCTTCACTTTGAAATGATGCCTGCCCAGGGCATCGTCACCAGCCCGCAAGCCCCCGTCGGCAGCCAGAAAGAACTGGCCACAAGCTGGTATAATCAAAGCCCCGAAACCACCGTCTCCGCGCAAAAGCTCACCACTCTGGCTGCACTCCTGAAAAAGCATCCCGAAGTGCAAACCGCCCCCGCCATGGGTGCCATCCAGCTGCTCGAAATCAAGCCAGCTGCCCCCATGGAAAAAGCCAAGGCCGCACCCGAAGTCTCCTTCAAAGCTCCCCTGGATGTACAAGCAGCGGCCAATACCAATGAGCAGAACCAGCGGGCCTTGGTCATCAGCAACAGCATCGCCCAGGAAAAAAAGGAATTTCAAAAGCCCCTCCTCAGAAAGATGGCCCCATCACCTCCGGCGAAAGCGGAAAAGGCTGAGCCCATGGTGGCAGCAGACAGCACACCCAATGAGGAAGCTGATGACCAAAAACTGGATACGGTCACCCGCCGGTATCAGAGCGGGGGCACCGTCTTCTCATCCTCTCCCTCAGGTGCCAGCGCGGTGGCGACCCCCAGCATCCGCCAGGCACTCCCAGCCCTGGCCGGTGACCTGCAGCCCCTCTGGGTGGAAAAGGAACTGCTGCTGGTGCGCAATGCCACCGTGGAGGGGTTGCCTCGTCTGCAGGGTGTGTGGTTGGATTGGCCCCAGCTTCAGTCCCGCCTCCTGGAGACCATTCGCGATCTCTTGCCAGAGGCCACACTCATCGCCACCAGCCCCCAGGCAGCACGCACGGATGCCACCGCTCTGGTCACCCTGCCGGTCAAGCTCCTCACCGGCACCGTGCCTGTCATCGCCCTGCCAAACGGCTCCGCTTTGAAACCCGCCCTCCTTGTCGCCTGGGCCTGCCTCATCTCAGCCGCCCTGGCCATCGCTTTTGTTCTGCATCGCGCTGTCCTGCTCAGTGAGCGGCGCGGTGCCTTCGTCTCCGCCGTCACCCATGAGCTGCGCACCCCCCTGACCACCTTCCGCCTCTATTCTGAAATGCTGGCCGATGACATGGTGCCCGATGCCGCCCAGCGCCGCACCTACCTCCAGACCCTGTGTGATGAGTCCACCCGTCTCATGCACCTCGTGGAAAACGTCCTCGCCTACTCCCGCATCGAGCGTGGCCGCACCGCTGGGCGCATGGAAACCGTCGGCGTCAAAAGCCTGCTGGACCGCATCATCCCCCGCCTGCGTCAGCGCACCGATCAGGTGGACCTAGAGTTGAAGCTCATCGCCGATGAACAGGCACTCGCTTCCTTCCTCCACGCGGATGCCATGGCCATTGAGCAGATCCTCTTCAATCTCACGGATAATGCCTGCAAATATGCCGCCCCGGACTGTGATCACCGGCAGCTCACCCTCACGGTCAAATCCACCGGCGCAAATCTCACCTTCACTCTGCGCGACCATGGCCCCGGCCTGCCCGTTGCCCAAAAGAAACGTCTCTTTCAGCCCTTCAGCAAATCCGCCACTGAAGCCGCCCACAGCGCCCCCGGGGTCGGCCTCGGTCTCGCCCTTAGCCGCCGTCTCGCCCGAGAGCTGGGGGGCGATCTAATTTACCAGCCCCCAACCGGTCGCGGCACTGCCTTCCAGCTCACCGTCCGCACCGCCTCTCTATAA
- the metE gene encoding 5-methyltetrahydropteroyltriglutamate--homocysteine S-methyltransferase, producing the protein MSDIYTHNLGYPRIGQQRELKKATESYWHGRLSGEELEAAGRKLREQGWATQKAAGIDLIPCNDFTFYDQMLDFSCLIGNVPPRFGWKGEGMDLDTLFLMARGSRGEAHDSCDAGCTHQPAFACEMTKWFDTNYHYLVPEFQAETVFKLVGDKVFREFQEAQALGYRLKPVLPGPVTYLSLGKVQGTGSEDFDRFSLLGGLADVYEEILQRLASLGAEWVQIDEPVFGLDLSAAQRDAVLEVWARLGKAAPGLKILVTSYFSELRENLPLFLSLPVQALHFDAVRGGGELDEILAGFPQDKILSLGVVDGRNIWKNDFTGSLALLDKAKAAVGAERLWVAPSCSLQHSPLTLANEPGLDAELKEWMAFADQKLDEVVTLGRFVQGRGDDEVLKVNQDAIRSRRESGRIHRAEVKARLLGVKAGDYNRQSPFAQRQAVQSRKLQLPEFPTTTIGSFPQTAEVRAMRARWKKGELSTESYEVFLQQEIRHCVAFQDEAGIDMPVHGEFERNDMVEYFGEQLEGFAFTQNGWVQSYGSRYVKPPVIFGDVSRPVPMTVRWSEFAQSLTERPMKGMLTGPVTILQWSFVRDDQPRSETTRQIALAIRDEVTDLEAAGIAAIQIDEPAIREGLPLRRSDWAAYLDWAVGAFRLCASGVRDETQIHTHMCYAEFNDIIDAIAALDADVITIETSRSNMELLEAFVDFKYPNEIGPGVYDIHSPRIPSVDEMVNLMRKAEAVIPRAQLWINPDCGLKTRGWAEVKPALLHLVAAARKLRAEKPVKA; encoded by the coding sequence ATGAGCGACATCTACACACACAACCTGGGTTACCCACGAATCGGGCAGCAACGCGAACTGAAAAAAGCCACGGAATCCTACTGGCATGGCCGCCTTTCTGGCGAGGAGCTGGAGGCTGCAGGAAGGAAACTGCGAGAGCAGGGCTGGGCTACACAGAAGGCGGCGGGCATTGATCTCATTCCCTGCAATGACTTCACGTTTTATGACCAGATGCTGGATTTTTCCTGTCTGATCGGCAACGTCCCGCCACGCTTTGGCTGGAAGGGGGAGGGGATGGACCTGGACACGCTTTTCCTGATGGCGCGAGGTTCCCGAGGTGAGGCGCATGATTCCTGTGATGCGGGATGCACTCACCAGCCTGCGTTCGCTTGTGAGATGACGAAGTGGTTCGATACGAACTACCATTACCTGGTGCCGGAATTCCAGGCGGAGACGGTTTTCAAACTGGTGGGAGACAAGGTCTTTCGTGAGTTTCAGGAAGCGCAGGCGCTGGGTTATCGGCTCAAGCCGGTGCTGCCAGGTCCGGTGACATACCTTTCGTTAGGCAAGGTGCAGGGCACAGGCAGTGAGGATTTTGATCGTTTCAGCCTGCTGGGTGGGCTGGCGGATGTTTATGAGGAGATCTTGCAGCGGCTGGCCTCGCTGGGGGCGGAGTGGGTGCAGATTGATGAGCCTGTCTTCGGCCTGGATCTTTCGGCGGCGCAGAGGGATGCGGTGCTGGAGGTGTGGGCGCGCCTGGGCAAGGCGGCACCGGGTTTGAAGATCCTGGTCACGAGTTACTTTAGCGAGCTGCGGGAGAACCTGCCGCTGTTCCTTTCCCTGCCCGTGCAGGCGCTGCACTTTGATGCGGTGCGAGGTGGAGGTGAACTGGATGAAATCTTGGCCGGTTTTCCTCAGGACAAGATCCTGTCCCTGGGGGTGGTGGATGGACGCAACATCTGGAAGAATGATTTCACGGGATCACTGGCTCTGTTAGATAAAGCGAAAGCGGCGGTGGGGGCGGAGCGCCTGTGGGTGGCTCCATCATGCTCGCTTCAGCATTCACCTTTGACGCTGGCCAATGAGCCAGGGCTGGATGCGGAACTGAAGGAGTGGATGGCTTTTGCTGACCAGAAGCTGGATGAGGTGGTGACGCTGGGCCGCTTTGTGCAAGGCCGTGGTGATGATGAGGTGCTGAAGGTGAACCAGGATGCGATCCGCTCCCGCCGGGAAAGTGGACGTATTCACCGTGCGGAGGTGAAGGCGCGGCTGCTGGGAGTGAAGGCTGGTGATTATAACCGGCAGAGCCCATTTGCGCAGCGGCAAGCCGTGCAGAGTAGGAAGCTGCAACTGCCGGAATTTCCGACGACGACCATTGGCTCCTTTCCGCAGACGGCGGAGGTGCGGGCGATGCGTGCGCGCTGGAAAAAAGGTGAACTGAGTACGGAATCTTATGAGGTGTTTCTCCAGCAGGAGATCCGGCATTGTGTCGCCTTCCAGGATGAGGCAGGCATCGACATGCCTGTGCATGGGGAATTCGAGCGGAATGACATGGTGGAGTATTTTGGCGAGCAACTGGAGGGTTTTGCCTTCACGCAAAACGGCTGGGTGCAGAGCTATGGTTCTCGCTATGTGAAGCCGCCGGTGATCTTTGGCGATGTGAGCCGTCCGGTGCCGATGACGGTGCGGTGGTCCGAGTTTGCACAATCCCTGACGGAGCGTCCGATGAAGGGCATGCTGACAGGTCCGGTGACGATCCTGCAATGGAGCTTTGTGCGGGATGACCAGCCGCGCTCAGAAACGACGCGGCAGATCGCCCTGGCTATCCGGGATGAGGTGACGGATCTGGAAGCTGCGGGCATCGCTGCCATCCAGATTGATGAACCGGCGATCCGGGAGGGGCTGCCGCTGCGCCGGAGTGACTGGGCTGCCTACCTGGACTGGGCGGTGGGGGCCTTCCGCCTTTGTGCGAGCGGGGTGCGGGATGAGACGCAGATCCATACGCATATGTGCTATGCGGAGTTCAACGATATCATTGATGCCATCGCAGCACTGGATGCGGATGTGATCACGATCGAGACGTCCCGCTCCAACATGGAATTGCTGGAGGCGTTTGTGGACTTCAAGTATCCCAACGAGATCGGGCCGGGGGTGTATGACATCCATTCACCACGCATCCCGAGTGTGGATGAAATGGTGAACCTGATGCGCAAAGCGGAGGCGGTGATTCCGCGTGCGCAGCTTTGGATCAACCCGGACTGCGGTTTAAAAACCCGTGGCTGGGCGGAGGTGAAGCCTGCCCTCCTGCATCTGGTGGCTGCGGCCAGGAAACTGCGTGCGGAGAAACCTGTGAAAGCCTGA
- a CDS encoding response regulator transcription factor — protein sequence MPTILVIEDDSAIRRGVTDALRFSGYEVLEAAEGIAGMEQAQKASFDLMLLDLVLPNHNGFEILRALREHRPGTPVIILSARGEEADRVKGLKLGADDYVVKPFSVRELLARVEAVLRRSPERPKQVQQIPFPAGTADLERMEIRFTDGGRDELSDRECGLIEYLAAHRGRAISREELLRRVWRIEPRQMETRTIDMHIANLRAKLRDNGSEPKFLLTVRGKGYMLSSDP from the coding sequence ATGCCCACCATCCTTGTCATCGAAGACGATAGCGCTATCCGGCGCGGTGTGACCGATGCCCTGCGCTTTTCCGGGTATGAGGTGCTGGAGGCGGCGGAGGGGATTGCCGGCATGGAGCAGGCGCAAAAGGCCTCCTTTGACCTCATGCTGCTGGACCTCGTGCTTCCGAACCACAATGGATTCGAGATCCTGCGTGCACTCCGGGAGCACCGGCCGGGCACCCCCGTCATCATCCTTTCCGCACGCGGCGAGGAGGCGGACCGCGTGAAAGGCTTAAAGTTAGGCGCAGACGATTACGTCGTGAAACCCTTCAGCGTGCGCGAACTTCTCGCCCGTGTGGAGGCCGTTTTACGGAGATCACCCGAGCGCCCAAAACAAGTCCAGCAGATCCCCTTCCCCGCAGGTACGGCCGATCTGGAGCGCATGGAAATCCGCTTCACCGATGGCGGCCGCGATGAACTGTCAGACCGCGAGTGCGGCCTCATCGAATACCTCGCCGCCCATCGCGGGCGTGCCATCTCGCGGGAGGAGCTGCTGCGCCGTGTCTGGCGCATCGAGCCCAGGCAGATGGAAACCCGCACCATTGACATGCACATCGCCAATCTCCGGGCCAAGCTCCGCGACAACGGCAGCGAGCCCAAATTTCTCCTCACCGTCCGTGGCAAAGGTTACATGCTCAGCAGCGATCCATAA
- the metF gene encoding methylenetetrahydrofolate reductase [NAD(P)H] has product MHIKDILLAAGRPTLSFEFFPPRTADAVAVLQESLHALAPWRPDFVSVTYGAGGSTRERTGALVGELRQSDVFDPIPHVTCVGQTEAEMQTLLEKYAAAGVSNVLALRGDLPAGTDAGGDFQTAADLVRFIRRFNERGLHPDARGFGIGVACFPEGHPGTPNRMVEMDHLKAKVDAGADWMCTQVFFDNHDFHDFRARCELEGIQVPILAGILPLTQASSLRRMAELAAGARYPAKLLRALERTRGDEEGFRQVGIHHAVMQCADLLDHEVAGLHFYTLNQAAATVQVLRGLGYTGKNR; this is encoded by the coding sequence ATGCATATCAAAGACATCCTACTGGCGGCGGGACGGCCGACGCTTTCCTTTGAGTTCTTCCCTCCACGCACGGCGGATGCAGTGGCGGTGCTGCAGGAGTCCCTGCATGCACTGGCACCCTGGCGACCTGACTTTGTCAGCGTGACGTATGGAGCGGGTGGCAGCACCCGTGAGCGAACCGGGGCGCTGGTGGGGGAACTGCGCCAGTCGGATGTCTTTGATCCCATCCCACACGTGACCTGCGTGGGACAGACGGAGGCGGAAATGCAAACGCTGCTGGAGAAGTATGCGGCTGCGGGGGTGAGCAATGTGCTGGCCCTGCGCGGTGATCTGCCTGCGGGAACTGATGCGGGAGGGGACTTCCAAACGGCGGCGGACCTGGTGCGTTTCATCCGTCGATTTAATGAACGGGGGCTGCACCCGGATGCGCGTGGCTTTGGCATCGGGGTGGCGTGTTTTCCTGAGGGGCATCCGGGGACGCCTAACCGGATGGTTGAAATGGATCATCTGAAGGCGAAGGTGGATGCGGGGGCGGACTGGATGTGCACGCAGGTGTTTTTCGACAATCACGACTTTCATGATTTTCGTGCCCGATGTGAGCTGGAGGGCATTCAGGTGCCGATCCTGGCTGGCATCCTGCCTTTAACCCAGGCTAGTAGTCTGCGGCGTATGGCTGAACTGGCAGCCGGGGCGCGGTATCCGGCAAAACTGCTGCGGGCGCTGGAAAGGACCCGAGGTGATGAAGAGGGGTTTCGCCAAGTGGGCATTCATCACGCGGTGATGCAGTGTGCGGACCTGCTGGATCATGAGGTGGCAGGGCTGCATTTTTATACGCTGAACCAGGCTGCGGCGACGGTGCAGGTGCTGCGGGGGCTGGGATACACGGGGAAGAACCGGTGA
- a CDS encoding alpha/beta hydrolase, producing MPAPLSSPVKIQQALAASPDASQLEKIHNDVVRLFGKQNLLKGKPGTKVERTTVAWAIMDMGAARVVRGNGTLIGEMVRVGDDGLQVLVQKMANFQEFNYRIEVEGMARVAGMVHLEHYEYTADSEPQAGVPVGKLEKFDWNESQVFPETHRGVTVYIPQQYKAGEEACLMVWQDGGRHVDPKGSMRASTVFDNLIHQKKMPVTIGVFIDPGRRPNQKPGEKAANRGAEYDSLGDAYSRFLLTEILPEVEKRYGVKFRQEPEARGLAGGSSGGICAFTAAWERPDKFHKVLSWVGTFVDIRGGNAYPYLLRVTERKPIRVYLLDGVNDLDNKFGNWPLANRMMEASLKYMNYDYRVDWTECFHGSRGMAPHLPEALTWLWRDVK from the coding sequence GTGCCTGCTCCTCTGTCATCGCCGGTGAAGATCCAGCAGGCGCTGGCAGCTTCTCCTGATGCGAGTCAGCTGGAGAAGATCCATAACGATGTGGTGCGCCTGTTTGGAAAACAGAATCTGCTGAAGGGCAAGCCCGGAACGAAGGTGGAGAGAACGACGGTGGCCTGGGCGATCATGGACATGGGCGCGGCACGGGTGGTGCGGGGGAATGGGACGCTGATCGGTGAAATGGTGCGGGTGGGGGATGACGGGCTGCAAGTGCTGGTGCAGAAGATGGCGAATTTTCAGGAGTTTAACTACCGCATCGAGGTGGAGGGAATGGCGCGGGTGGCTGGCATGGTGCACCTGGAGCATTATGAATACACGGCGGACAGTGAGCCGCAGGCGGGGGTGCCGGTGGGGAAGCTGGAGAAGTTTGACTGGAATGAGAGCCAGGTTTTCCCGGAGACGCATCGTGGGGTGACGGTGTATATCCCGCAGCAGTATAAGGCGGGCGAGGAGGCGTGCCTGATGGTGTGGCAGGATGGCGGGCGACATGTGGACCCAAAGGGATCCATGCGGGCGAGCACGGTCTTCGATAACCTAATCCACCAAAAGAAGATGCCGGTGACGATTGGGGTCTTTATTGATCCGGGCCGCAGGCCTAACCAAAAGCCTGGAGAAAAGGCGGCGAACCGGGGGGCTGAGTATGACAGCCTAGGGGATGCCTACAGTCGGTTTTTGCTCACGGAGATTCTGCCTGAGGTGGAGAAGCGTTATGGAGTGAAATTCCGCCAGGAGCCTGAGGCCAGGGGCCTTGCGGGAGGGTCCTCCGGCGGCATTTGTGCGTTTACGGCGGCATGGGAACGGCCTGACAAATTTCACAAGGTGCTGAGCTGGGTGGGCACGTTTGTGGACATCCGTGGTGGCAATGCGTATCCGTATCTGCTGCGGGTGACGGAGCGGAAGCCGATCCGGGTGTATCTGCTGGATGGGGTGAATGACCTGGATAACAAATTTGGCAACTGGCCGCTGGCGAACCGGATGATGGAAGCGAGCCTGAAGTACATGAATTATGACTACAGGGTGGACTGGACGGAGTGCTTCCATGGCAGCCGTGGCATGGCTCCGCATCTGCCAGAGGCGCTGACCTGGCTGTGGCGGGATGTGAAGTGA
- a CDS encoding vWA domain-containing protein, whose product MKTHTSTLRHTLLSLLASTALLSAAAESAKDNAITDKETLVQIAILMDTSSSMDGLIEQAKSQLWKIVNEFNDAKQGDKTPVVQVALYEYGNNNLSIGTNYIRQILPFTRDLDKVSEQLFKLTTNGGDEYCGAVIRDALDKLSWDSDGKTYKAIFIAGNEPFTQGPVSSQDACKASIQKGVVVNTIHCGNQSEGENGGWRTGAALAEGRFLTIDQDKAIVHIEAPQDKEITRLSIELNKTYIIYGKDGSRGVANQQAQDSNASRYKQAGAEVQRALTKASSNYSNTGWDLVDANKKAGIKLEEVKEDELPAELKALQPEKRQAYLDEKAAEREKIQSQIKKLNEDRQKYVTEKNKASGSDDTLDKAIVKAVREQAEKKKITFK is encoded by the coding sequence ATGAAAACACACACATCTACCCTCCGGCATACCCTCCTCAGTCTCCTCGCCAGCACGGCCCTGCTCAGCGCAGCGGCGGAATCGGCCAAAGACAATGCCATCACCGACAAAGAAACCCTCGTCCAAATCGCCATCCTCATGGATACCAGCAGTAGCATGGATGGCCTCATCGAGCAGGCCAAAAGCCAGCTTTGGAAGATCGTCAATGAATTCAACGACGCCAAGCAGGGCGATAAAACACCCGTCGTCCAGGTAGCCCTTTATGAATACGGCAACAATAACCTCAGCATCGGCACCAACTACATCCGCCAGATCCTGCCCTTCACGCGGGATCTGGATAAAGTCTCCGAGCAACTCTTCAAGCTGACCACCAACGGCGGAGATGAATACTGCGGCGCCGTCATCCGCGATGCCTTGGACAAGCTGTCCTGGGACAGCGATGGCAAAACCTACAAAGCCATCTTCATCGCCGGCAATGAGCCCTTCACCCAGGGACCAGTCAGCTCGCAGGATGCCTGCAAAGCCTCCATCCAAAAAGGCGTGGTGGTAAACACCATTCACTGTGGCAACCAGAGCGAAGGCGAAAATGGCGGCTGGCGCACCGGCGCAGCCTTGGCTGAAGGCCGCTTCCTGACCATCGACCAGGACAAAGCCATCGTCCACATTGAGGCCCCGCAGGACAAGGAGATCACCCGGCTGAGCATCGAGCTAAACAAAACGTACATCATTTATGGCAAAGACGGCAGCCGCGGAGTCGCCAACCAGCAGGCGCAGGACAGCAACGCCTCCCGCTACAAACAAGCTGGTGCGGAAGTCCAGCGCGCCCTCACGAAAGCCAGCTCAAACTACAGCAACACCGGCTGGGACCTGGTGGACGCTAACAAAAAGGCTGGCATCAAGCTGGAAGAAGTGAAGGAAGACGAACTGCCTGCCGAACTCAAAGCCCTGCAACCTGAAAAACGCCAGGCATACCTGGATGAAAAAGCCGCCGAGCGTGAAAAGATCCAGTCCCAGATCAAGAAGCTCAATGAAGACCGCCAGAAATATGTGACCGAAAAAAACAAAGCCAGCGGCAGCGATGACACCCTGGACAAAGCCATCGTCAAAGCCGTGCGCGAGCAGGCTGAAAAAAAGAAAATCACCTTCAAGTGA
- a CDS encoding polysaccharide deacetylase family protein produces MTSLGRYLLISILIPAYTSWAQVPEVNVAAGTEPPKEVILKAIPVDEPMPNLGLESALEELPRSLPEEFQTVYTRCEVPEKVVAITFDDGPHPDFTPRLLDTLRDRNIKATFFMVGRNVKAFPQIVRRMVEEGHEVANHSWSHPLLTSLGTESVESQMRRTHDAIIAACGRVPVLYRPPYGQARLSQRKRIRDVFGYATILWDVDPQDWQSPRKVEKVHDRILSMSKAGSIILCHDIHETTVNAMPALLDEMKRQGYHFVTVSQLIQYEARNQPVAAATVHPEDAVVVPTTEMPLGGLAPAAETISLDPLPPGQP; encoded by the coding sequence ATGACTTCGCTTGGCCGCTATCTCCTGATTTCTATTTTGATCCCAGCTTATACCTCCTGGGCACAGGTGCCTGAGGTGAACGTGGCTGCGGGGACTGAGCCGCCCAAGGAGGTCATCCTGAAGGCAATCCCGGTGGATGAGCCGATGCCGAATCTGGGGCTGGAGTCAGCCCTGGAAGAACTGCCGAGGAGCCTGCCAGAGGAGTTTCAAACGGTCTATACACGCTGTGAAGTGCCTGAAAAAGTGGTGGCCATAACGTTTGATGACGGGCCGCATCCGGACTTTACGCCGCGTCTTCTGGACACGCTGCGGGACCGGAACATCAAGGCGACTTTTTTCATGGTGGGCAGGAATGTGAAGGCCTTTCCACAGATTGTACGCCGGATGGTGGAGGAGGGGCATGAGGTGGCCAACCATAGCTGGTCGCACCCTTTGCTGACTTCTCTGGGGACGGAGAGTGTGGAATCCCAGATGCGCCGCACGCATGATGCCATCATCGCTGCCTGTGGCCGGGTGCCGGTGCTCTATCGTCCGCCTTATGGCCAGGCAAGGCTGTCCCAGCGTAAACGGATTCGCGATGTTTTTGGTTATGCCACCATCCTCTGGGATGTGGATCCGCAGGACTGGCAGTCCCCGCGCAAGGTGGAAAAAGTGCATGACCGAATTTTGAGCATGAGCAAGGCCGGCTCTATCATCCTCTGCCATGACATTCATGAAACCACGGTGAATGCGATGCCTGCGCTCCTGGATGAAATGAAGCGGCAGGGGTATCATTTTGTCACGGTCTCCCAGCTCATTCAGTATGAGGCCAGGAACCAGCCTGTCGCGGCGGCCACAGTGCATCCTGAGGATGCGGTGGTTGTGCCGACCACGGAGATGCCTCTGGGTGGCCTTGCGCCAGCGGCTGAGACAATTTCATTAGATCCGCTGCCTCCTGGTCAGCCGTAA
- a CDS encoding LysR family transcriptional regulator, protein MLEVRHLQALIALSETGNLSKAGRRLHLSQPALSHQIKAVEEHLGVELFQRKSSPLRLSPAGERLLGSAYDVIKTMQQCERDVARIAEGKAGQLRIAVECHSCFDWLMPAMDTFRESWPEVEMDLVSGFQPDPTGLLLEDQADLVIVSKAPSRKDVVYHPLFRYEVLALLARKHPLTRKTFLTAQDFAKETLITYPIPDDRIDIVREVLGPVGVNPVRRTAMLTVAILQLVASHRGIAAMPGWAVQPYLEKGYVESRPVRKQGLFANLHAATTRSLSQTAYMKEFISVMKKVSFDSLKRIAPVGADA, encoded by the coding sequence ATGCTCGAAGTCCGCCACCTCCAGGCTCTCATCGCCCTTTCTGAAACCGGCAACTTGTCCAAAGCAGGCCGTCGCCTCCACCTTTCCCAGCCCGCCCTCTCCCATCAGATCAAAGCCGTCGAGGAACACCTCGGCGTGGAGCTTTTCCAGCGCAAAAGCAGCCCCCTCCGCCTCAGTCCCGCAGGTGAACGTTTGTTAGGCAGCGCCTACGACGTCATCAAAACCATGCAGCAATGTGAGCGCGACGTCGCCCGCATCGCCGAAGGCAAGGCCGGCCAGCTCAGGATCGCCGTCGAATGCCATTCCTGCTTCGACTGGCTCATGCCCGCCATGGATACCTTTCGTGAATCATGGCCTGAGGTGGAAATGGACCTCGTCTCCGGCTTCCAGCCCGACCCCACCGGCCTCCTGCTGGAAGATCAGGCAGATCTCGTCATCGTCTCCAAAGCCCCTTCACGCAAAGACGTCGTCTATCACCCCCTCTTCCGTTACGAAGTCCTCGCTCTGCTCGCCCGTAAACATCCCCTCACTCGCAAGACCTTCCTCACCGCGCAGGACTTCGCCAAAGAAACCCTCATCACCTACCCCATCCCCGATGACCGCATCGACATCGTGCGTGAAGTCCTCGGCCCCGTCGGTGTCAATCCCGTGCGCCGCACCGCCATGCTCACCGTCGCCATTCTTCAGCTCGTCGCCAGCCATCGTGGCATCGCCGCCATGCCTGGCTGGGCTGTGCAGCCTTATCTGGAAAAAGGCTATGTCGAATCCCGCCCTGTGCGCAAACAGGGCCTCTTCGCCAACCTCCACGCCGCCACCACCCGCAGCCTCTCCCAGACCGCCTACATGAAAGAGTTCATCTCCGTCATGAAGAAAGTCAGCTTCGATAGCCTCAAACGCATCGCCCCCGTCGGCGCGGACGCTTAG